The Candidatus Omnitrophota bacterium DNA window AATGGTCTTAACTCCAGGAGTACCCAACAAAGCCGCGGTCAAAGGATAAGTCACCTGGTCTTCCACATCCTGGGGCGAGCGACCCGTCCATTCCGTAAAAACAATCTGCTGGTTCTCCCCGATGTCCGGAATTGCATCCACGGGCACGGGATTCCGGGGCAATCCTTTGAGATCCCAATCAAAGGGGGCGACCGACACTCCCCAAGCCACGGCAAAGATTACGAACAAGAAGACCACCAGCGGGTTGTCCACGCAGAAACGTATGATGGCACTAAGAGGGCCGCGAGCTTCGTTACGAGAATCAGTGGGCATGTGCGCCCCCTCCCCTTGCCTGCGGCGCGCCCTGCGGGCTCATCATGCTCGGCCGCGCCTGGATCTGCAGAGAGCTGTCGATCTTGAAATTGCCGTGCGTCACCACGCGATCTCCTTCGGTCAGTCCCGAGCGCACCACATAGTCATCGCCTGCGCGGGGCCCGAGCACGATCTCGCGACCCTCATAGGTCGGCTTCTTTGCGCCGGGAATTTCCACATAGAC harbors:
- a CDS encoding efflux RND transporter permease subunit yields the protein MPTDSRNEARGPLSAIIRFCVDNPLVVFLFVIFAVAWGVSVAPFDWDLKGLPRNPVPVDAIPDIGENQQIVFTEWTGRSPQDVEDQVTYPLTAALLGTPGVKTIRSYSMFGFSSIYLTFKEDVEFYWSRTRVLEKLNSLAPDALPESVQPRMGPDATALGQVFWYTLEGLDKEGNPAGGWDPQELRSVQDWQVR